Sequence from the Megalops cyprinoides isolate fMegCyp1 chromosome 9, fMegCyp1.pri, whole genome shotgun sequence genome:
GACTCTGGTTGATCTCTTCAACAGCCAGCCTCATGGTCTGGGCCCAGCGGAAAGATCTGGAGTCAAATCTGTGCAGAGACCAATTGTGGAGTTTAACAGGGCCGATGGCTGCAGAGGACAGCTATCCACTCGTGTCACAAACTCTCTGAACTCACCCCCAACATTTTGCAGCAGCAGGTTTGTGAGTAAAGTTCTGGTCTGGCGCTTCCATTCTGTAGTGCATGGGGAAAATCCCCCCAATGATGAGATCTCCATCAGCCTGGAACCCTGGCTCAAATTGGCCCAGCAGAGAACAGGATGGAACAGGGGCTGTGCTGGCAGGAGTGAGGGCagagaatggaaaaaacagGGACCACACAAACAGAGGAGTCATCTTCAGTCACACTGGTCCCACACAGAGGggtgcagagaggagagtgcCGTTTTATACACCAGCCTTTCCTCTATGCATCTCATTATGCTCTGTATCTCAATGGACTTCTCTGTCAGCAGGAGAGCACATGACATCACCTGCTCTGCCCTCCCCATAGACAAAGCTGAGGTGTAGAGCTCATGTGAAATAACAGACAAGGGAGCTTTCCATTACATGAAattcatgcctttttttctcagaacacTGCTACAGACACAGGGTGCATAATTTTTTGGTCTTTGTCAATCTTGTCACTTTTAGTAAATAGGATTGCATGTTGAATTATTATCaagcatttcaatttcaaggaTGGCCACATCCAGCATGACCTATTATGCATGAgatcatttgaataaaatagTAAACATGATTAATCTAATTGGTATGTATAGTCTAGAATTGGGGCATGGTGCAGAATGATGGTACATTATTTTGTCACTGTGAAATTACTAGTGTAATGAATTTTTAGTATTTCACGGCACAATACCTGCCTTTAGTGTATCTTTTGAAATACTTACTTAGCATATAGAATATATAACAAAACTTAAAACTGATAATTGTTCTGGGCATCTTTGCTCTTTGTTCTACGAAATTCTAAAACAGCTTGATATCTAAGTggtaaaaatggaatgaaaaaagcAGTATTACTCACTCCATGtctgaaaatggcaaaataatatgtaaaatggtaCTACCTAATCATCATTTTTGACAttgaatgttaaaaacaataacaaaaaatgtagcTGTGTGTAAGGAAGTGTTGAAAAGTGTAAGTGAGTATGCTGAGGCAACTGCCTGATTGCTTGAAGCAAAATGTCTGATTAATTAGAGGACCTGGAACATCTCAAAATCAAGGACATATTGGGCAGTGATTGTCTCGCACTGGCATGCATGAGTTGAATTGAAAATTCAAGACTTACAAATGGAGACAAATGagagaaaattttaaaaatacaaagcttTTATTCTTATTATGCCTACATTATTATAGGCAAGCTTCATATTTAGactaaatatgaaatgtatagCTCTTGAGATGCTCAAAATGCACTATAAATACACAGgaattaatgtattcattttatgtgttaCCCTGATAACACTTCAAGCATACCACTTATCCCTAAATACTGGGAATAGAGCTAATTCATTACAAGAAACATGAAATTGCATTactttatttgatatttattctTCCCATCAGatgttgtttggtatttttgtgtggtttcaataaaattatataacattttggagcaaataaacacattagaAGCCCAAAACTCGATGCTAGAATTGCAAAGATCTCCACAGCTACTGTGAATTTTCCAGGAGAGCTGACATAAGCTGGTATGAAAGCCAGCCACACGGCACAGAATATCAGCATACTGAAGGTGATATACTTGGCTTCATTAAAATTGCCTGGAAGCTTCCTGGCAAGAAAGGCCAGgacaaaacacagagcagccaaAAGCCCAATATACCCCAGAACACACCAGAAGGCTCGGTCAGAACCCACACTGCACTCCAGGATTATTTTGGACCGTTGGTACTGGGTGTTTTTGTAGGGGAATGGAGGGGCAGTGATCAGCCACACTGCACAGATTATCACTTGTACAAAGGTGCAGGCAGAGATGATGACCCTCTGCTGTTTGGGTCCCAGCCACTTCATGATGTTGTTTCCTGGCCTGGTGGCTGTGAAGGCAGCCAGAACCACCAGAGTCTTCCCCAGGATACAGgagatgcagagggagaaagtgatGCTGAAGGCAGTATGGCGCAGCATGCAGGACCATGGTGTGGGCTCTCCAATGAACACCAGCgcacacaggaagcacagggtcagagagagcaggatgaaGAAGCTCAGCTCTGAGTTATTGACTCTGACaattggagtgtttctgtggtaGAGGAACACTGCCAGAACAGTGATAGTGAGGCAGGCTCCTACCACAGCTATAACAGTCAAGGTCAGCCCCATTGCGTCATGGGTGAGGTATTCAACTGCTTTGGGTATGCATTTCGTTCTGGCCACATTGGACCAGTAATCTTCGGGACAAGGTGTGCAATCTATTGAATCTAAAGGAGAGTAATGGACACAATATTAGTTATAAATTAAAACCACAGAGATAGATGTAATGTGTAGCTTCCTCACCTGTCTGATTACTAATCTTGCCATCGTCACATGGTACACAATCAAAGCAGCACAGAGGCTCCCCACgacggactgccttcctgcttcctggagcacagctgtcactgcacacagacaccagcaccTGTGCGCAAGAGAGGATAAACCATTTGTTACTGCAAATAAACTCATGTGTCTATGATACTGTCAATCCTCCCCTTTGCCTGTGTAAAAGCCTGCTCCTGAACACCTTTACTTACCCAACAGTCTGTCACTGAAAGCTGTATTTGTCTATGAGATGATACAGCTATGGTTCAGTACACATATATCTTTGTCTAATAAAGAACATAACCAAATGTTTCTGGGTCATTTACTGACATTGACCAGAATCCCAAATCGGTTTCATTCTTCTGGAGACAAGTGTGGATTGGTTCTCCGGGTCATGCTTGTCTAACCACTCTAACTTGTGCTATAAGTTGTCAGGCACCTACAAGGTTCTTgcatgacatcagtggagtagcactgATCTTCCAATGGGTGCCCACTCCACCGTGGTACGCTGTGTGAAATGTAGTGataaaaatagccattggctagGTGTGAGTATATCAGAGGGTTGCAACTGTCTCACCTCACGCTCTTGTGAGCGTGCAGAGATTGTGACAATGAGGCAAGGCTAGTGTATACACTTGGCAGTTCCAAAAGTGGGTTCCACAAAGGATGACATAAAGAAACTGAAGATGTATACTGTCAGTTTCGTGTGACGGCAGCATAATCTCCACCTACTTCAAACATAGCAAAAATTTGTCTGATgtgaacaaatgtaatgtaaaaaatataagattacaaaacaacacattgaTGTGTATGAAATGTCATATTATGAACAAAATGCATATGTATAAACTTAgtttactttgtttaaaaatactgtGCTCTGACTTTGCTCCTAAAATTGACATTGTGTtacaaaatggtattttttgtatgtataatGCTATGGTACACACTGTGTGCTGCTTGCCTGTCTCTGGTGGCCTGCCCATATCATCGCCTCCTCCTGGATGAAAAGCTCGTTCCCAGCCTCCTTTGCTCCATCATACAGTCCCACATTGACAAACTCAATCTTTCCAGCTGCCCCTCTTTGCCAATTGATCAGATCATATGATGGAATTGAATCTCCATTCATATCAAAGTCAACCGCTTCTTCCGAAATGGTGAAGGAAACTTCTTGAAGGTACTGTTGCAGCTTTCACATGATAAAGCAGTGTTATTCATACGTCAATTAATTAATCACATCACTATGGTAAAACTCTGCAGTGAAGctaatttttatttgaacatacagtatttctcattacattaaTGGTATACCTCATTCATTTATCAAAGAAACTAAAATGCAGTATGAAATTTCAAGACgttaattttgaaatgttaactTGCAATTACCTGGAATTCCAAACAAATGTTTTGAGCTTTACACAAAAACTTCCTCAAGGTAAAAATTGCTGAACTAGATTATTTGGACTTTTACACAAAACAGTGCACATTTAAATTGTAAGGcatgtgaaaagaaatattgCATTCATGCAGTGTTGTAATACTAAAATTATAACTTGTAAAGTTATAATATGGTTGCAATAATAATCCATACAACCGCATATAACAATATGCAGCTGAACTATTGATGACTGGCAATAGGACACAATGGAAAGTGAAGGGTTGATAActaaaatgacataaaacagaatgggaaaaaaataactaatgCACCATGGGCATGCAGCAGATACATTAGTTTAAATCTGACAACTGACTAGCCGGTTTACCACAAAGTGAGGTTTCACTGGTCCCTGACAAACATCAACATTGATTAGCTGTTAGCAAGCTACAAAGAAATAGAAACTTCTAGGAGTAAATAGGAGTAATAGGTGCCTCTAACAAGCAATatgttgaaacaaaaatgtttcttttaactGTAAGATCAAACATAATCAAATATGTTTACAAATCAGATCAGATCAAAGTATTAATACTGAAGAGTAAAAGTAtctaattttatgttttctacaaaatgcattgcaatttAAATTGTATAGAGTGCTCAAAATATGAGAAATTGGGGTATGTAACTCAAAAGCTGCAGGAGATTCTGTTTAAGTTTAAAGTAGTTGAGCATAAAGCTATCATGTTCATGATAAAGAAAATAGATATGGAAGACATTACATGCAAACTAATTAAGTGATACCATACATTCTATAGGGTTATGGAGTACCTACTACACACAAGCTAAACAGAAATTCAGACAGAATCAGCAGGGGCACAGCCTGTTCTTATTAGTTTACTTTGattaacaaatgtgaaaaattcatCAGAtaacctgtttgttttcttcatgtcagtttagaaaacaaattcaatttacaaattagaaagaaatcattttattacCACACAATCCTTGAGTTAAAAGCACAATGAAGGTTGACAAACAAACTCAATTTTGAAACTCACTGCACATTCATAGTTATTGAAATTATCTGCACGGATTAACATGCTCCGTTTGTGGGCACTgagaatcaaagaaaaaaaaaaaacagcatgaaaaaagataaaaaaaaattcaatgtcattttgtgatatatattacagaaaaagaaaactgcagcaAATTACATGATAATTTAAGGCTACGATTTCTGCCTCCTCTACTTCAAGGTCTCTggacaatatactgtatgtaatagtaaatacaaaatatttcatacagtTTGCAATGCAAACATTTACCTGCCATGGATGAATATCTGTGGCATCAGCACATGTGGAGTTTTGGAAGGGTCCTTTCCCAGGCTCACAGTTGATGAGGCTGTGCAGGGCGTGAGCAATGGCGTACACAGCTTTGTACACATTGTAGGTTACACGAGGGCTGGAGGTGTTCAGGTAAGCAGAGTGTTGCTCTTGCAGGGGCTCTTGCCCTGAGCAGGGAGGCAACTCGGAGGAGACCTGGGTCCTACTGCTGGAGGGGTAGAGAGAGCAACCGTACAAAGCACCCCACAGCTCGTGCACAAGGGGGTTATTTGGGTACCTTAAAGGGTTCACACTCATCAGGTAGTTTCTAAGACCCGTAACCTTCCCCTGCCGGATAGCAAATCCAATGGTACCACCCAGAAATGGGTAGAACTCACTGCCTGTGAACAGGTTGGCTGTGACCCAGGCTTCACTGGCGATCCACTGAATCCCAGTGATATTCTGATCCATGTACTCTCTCAGGAAGGGGTACAGCTCACCTTCACCAGCAAAGCTGATCACCACCCTTGCAGAGGAGTGCTTCATCACATTGAGGATTTCAAGGATTCTCTCTCGATTGTACACTTTGGGGATTATTTCGTGGTAGGCTAAGCACACACCTGTGCTTTTGAACTCCCTTAGCAATCCCTGAAGAGCAAATCTTGCATAGTCATCATCTTCGGTGACCACCCCGACCCACGTCCAGCTGAATCTGTGCAGGAGGTCAGCAATGGCTTTCACTTGGTAGTCATCACTGGGAACAACTCTGAAAAATGTTGGGAATTCTTTTCTGTTGCTGAAGCAGGAACACGTTGAGAAATAACTGATCTGAGAAATGGAACAAAGTTATCAAAgttatcaaaacattttatctAAATTAAAACAGTTTATGGCTTAACCTGTAATGGCtacttttttccttgttgcCTTAATGTCCAATACTTATGCAGAAATTGAAAGCTTTAattgtgttgtcattttgttttttattgttggcATGCAATTATCATTCATGTACCTATTTTATACAgtagcaacattttttttttgtttctgaccAGTCctttgatgtgtttttgtggaaaatggtaTACTGGCAAATAATTTGATTGTATGTTTCAATATTAAATTCAACATGGCATTCTATAAGGCTTTACCTAAATCAGCAATGAgtagttatttcattttacaaaattacCACAGTGATGATGAATTTAGAAAAGTATAAAAGCTAGAAATgagtaaaaactgaaacaggaTAATAGATGTAGAGGTTTACTGTTAATGGAATATTTATGGA
This genomic interval carries:
- the LOC118782757 gene encoding extracellular calcium-sensing receptor-like, with protein sequence MTLLFVWSLLYTVSALTAASPAPVPSCSLLGHFEPGFQADGDFIIGGLFPMHYRVEPPDQNFISKPAASECWGFDSRSFRWAQTMRMAVEEINKSPNLLPNHTLGYKIYDSCATHVAAQRAVLGILNGPAEAHSSVCSGASPLLAVVGDSGSSQSIVVSRTLQPFRIPMISYFSTCSCFSNRKEFPTFFRVVPSDDYQVKAIADLLHRFSWTWVGVVTEDDDYARFALQGLLREFKSTGVCLAYHEIIPKVYNRERILEILNVMKHSSARVVISFAGEGELYPFLREYMDQNITGIQWIASEAWVTANLFTGSEFYPFLGGTIGFAIRQGKVTGLRNYLMSVNPLRYPNNPLLPPCSGQEPLQEQHSAYLNTSSPRVTYNVYKAVYAIAHALHSLINCEPGKGPFQNSTCADATDIHPWQLQQYLQEVSFTISEEAVDFDMNGDSIPSYDLINWQRGAAGKIEFVNVGLYDGAKEAGNELFIQEEAMIWVLVSVCSDSCAPGSRKAVRRGEPLCCFDCVPCDDGKISNQTDSIDCTPCPEDYWSNVARTKCIPKAVEYLTHDAMGLTLTVIAVVGACLTITVLAVFLYHRNTPIVRVNNSELSFFILLSLTLCFLCALVFIGEPTPWSCMLRHTAFSITFSLCISCILGKTLVVLAAFTATRPGNNIMKWLGPKQQRVIISACTFVQVIICAVWLITAPPFPYKNTQYQRSKIILECSVGSDRAFWCVLGYIGLLAALCFVLAFLARKLPGNFNEAKYITFSMLIFCAVWLAFIPAYVSSPGKFTVAVEIFAILASSFGLLMCLFAPKCYIILLKPHKNTKQHLMGRINIK